From one Burkholderia pyrrocinia genomic stretch:
- a CDS encoding ShlB/FhaC/HecB family hemolysin secretion/activation protein, whose amino-acid sequence MPPRVDRKSRERWRLNCRCLAGAALVGGLGLAPGIHAQEAAAPAAKAAPSAPQTFDVNAFVVRGNTTLPTIEIEKAVYPFEGPGRTLADVNAARDALQKAYQERGYQSVVVELPQQQVKNGVILLQVTEAKVGRLRVDGAKYNSPQNIRDAVPALAEGQVPDFNQAQQQLTDLNRSADRQVIPVLKPGALPQTVDVDLKVDDHSPLHGTLELNNDNSPGTSTLRTSASLSYSNLWQLGHVISGTYVIAPQHPNDARVYAFSYLAPIKDSRWSFLATVVHSDSNVASVGGTNVLGKGTTYGFTAIYALPATETYAHSVSIEIDRKHYDENVSLVGQTSTAPLTYVPVTFSYNGQLSLKNSQTSFSASLTTNIRGLGSDWGAWDNKRYNATPDFVYGKFDVNHTQRFANDMQANAHVNAQISNSPLVSSEQFAAGGMNSVRGYMQAENTADSGVIASLELRSPSLAKWLGGAVGSRLNEWRFHAFFDAAHLWLLSPLPEQTSRFNLMSVGVGTRLQIMKYASADFEAGWPLKAGVYTRQYSPRFDFYVRLGF is encoded by the coding sequence ATGCCGCCGAGAGTAGACCGCAAGTCACGCGAACGATGGCGGCTGAACTGCCGATGCCTGGCCGGCGCCGCGCTGGTCGGAGGGCTGGGCCTCGCGCCGGGCATTCATGCGCAGGAAGCTGCCGCGCCGGCCGCAAAGGCGGCACCGTCGGCGCCGCAGACGTTCGACGTGAATGCCTTCGTGGTGCGCGGCAACACGACGCTGCCGACGATCGAGATCGAGAAGGCCGTGTATCCGTTCGAAGGGCCGGGCCGGACGCTCGCCGACGTGAACGCGGCACGCGACGCATTGCAGAAGGCGTACCAGGAGCGTGGTTATCAATCGGTCGTCGTCGAGCTGCCGCAGCAGCAAGTGAAGAACGGCGTGATCCTGCTGCAGGTGACCGAGGCGAAGGTCGGCCGCCTGCGCGTCGACGGCGCGAAATACAACTCGCCGCAGAACATCCGCGATGCGGTGCCCGCGCTGGCCGAAGGCCAGGTGCCCGATTTCAACCAGGCGCAGCAGCAACTCACCGACCTGAACCGTTCGGCGGACCGGCAGGTGATCCCGGTGCTCAAGCCGGGCGCGCTGCCGCAGACGGTCGACGTCGACCTGAAGGTCGACGATCACAGCCCGCTGCACGGCACGCTCGAACTGAACAACGACAACAGCCCCGGCACGTCGACGTTGCGCACGAGCGCGAGCCTCAGCTACTCGAATCTGTGGCAGCTCGGCCACGTGATTTCCGGCACCTATGTGATCGCGCCGCAGCATCCGAACGACGCACGTGTCTACGCGTTTTCGTATCTCGCGCCGATCAAGGACTCGCGCTGGAGTTTCCTCGCGACGGTCGTGCACTCGGACAGCAACGTCGCGTCGGTCGGCGGCACGAATGTGCTCGGCAAGGGCACGACCTACGGCTTCACCGCGATCTACGCGCTGCCGGCGACGGAGACCTATGCGCATTCGGTCAGCATCGAGATCGACCGCAAGCATTACGACGAGAACGTGAGCCTGGTGGGCCAGACGTCCACGGCGCCGCTGACCTATGTGCCGGTGACGTTCTCGTACAACGGCCAGCTCAGCCTGAAGAACTCGCAGACATCGTTCTCCGCGTCGCTGACGACGAACATCCGCGGCCTCGGCAGCGACTGGGGCGCGTGGGACAACAAGCGCTACAACGCGACGCCCGATTTCGTGTACGGCAAGTTCGACGTCAACCACACGCAGCGTTTCGCGAACGACATGCAGGCCAATGCGCACGTGAACGCGCAGATCTCGAACTCGCCGCTCGTGTCGAGCGAGCAGTTCGCCGCGGGCGGGATGAACAGCGTGCGCGGCTACATGCAGGCCGAGAACACGGCCGACAGCGGCGTGATCGCGTCGCTCGAGCTGCGCAGCCCGTCGCTCGCGAAGTGGCTCGGCGGCGCGGTCGGCAGCCGCCTGAACGAGTGGCGCTTCCACGCGTTCTTCGACGCCGCGCACCTGTGGCTGCTGAGCCCGCTGCCGGAGCAGACGTCGCGTTTCAACCTGATGAGCGTCGGCGTCGGCACACGGCTGCAGATCATGAAGTATGCGAGCGCGGATTTCGAGGCCGGGTGGCCGTTGAAGGCAGGCGTCTATACGCGGCAGTACAGCCCGCGATTCGATTTCTACGTACGGCTGGGGTTCTGA